One genomic region from Uloborus diversus isolate 005 chromosome 2, Udiv.v.3.1, whole genome shotgun sequence encodes:
- the LOC129216879 gene encoding iron-sulfur cluster assembly enzyme ISCU-like, translated as MAFIRKISRSLSPFSRQHNALPFISSTVLYHQKVIDHYENPRNVGSLDKNDKHVGTGLVGAPACGDVMKLQIQVDEKGKIIDAKFKTFGCGSAIASSSLATEWVKGKSVDEALKIKNSDIAKELCLPPVKLHCSMLAEDAIKAALKDYKIKQESK; from the exons ATGGCGTTTATTCGTAAAATTTCCCGAAGTTTGAGTCCTTTTTCACGGCAACATAATGCATTACCTTTTATCAGCAGCACTGTTTTGTATCATCAAAAG GTCATTGATCATTATGAAAACCCTCGAAATGTTGGCTCCTTGGACAAAAATGACAAGCATGTCGGAACTGGTCTGGTTGGTGCTCCAGCCTGTGGAGATGTCATGAAATTGCAG ATTCAGGTTGATgagaaaggaaaaattattgatgcaaaatttaaaacttttggcTGTGGATCTGCTATTGCTTCCAGTTCTCTTGCTACTGAATGGGTGAAAGGAAAATCt GTGGATGAAGCTTTGAAGATCAAGAATTCAGACATTGCAAAAGAGCTCTGTTTACCTCCAGTGAAACTGCATTGTTCAA TGCTTGCTGAAGATGCCATCAAAGCTGCTCTGAAAGACTACAAAATCAAGCAAGAGTCGAAATAA